The following is a genomic window from Lysinibacillus sp. G4S2.
AAATTATCGTCATAAAGGTTTAGCAAAAAAATTAATGAATGACATTATTGATAAATATGAGAAACAATATGATTTTATCTATTTATTTGCTAATGAAACAGTCCTAGATTTCTATCCGAAATTTGGGTTTTCACGAGTACAAGAAAGTAGATATTTCTTAAATACTGATGGTTTACAAAAAAAAACAAACAGAACGATCCGAAAATTAAATGTTGAAAATATCAACGACTTATCTTTATTGAAATTGTATGCGAAGGAAAGAATTCCATTGTCGTCGGTTTTAGATGTGAAAGATAATGAAAATCTACTTATGTTCTATTTTCTTATTGCATTTCCTAATTCAATTTATTTTATCGAAGACAAAGACGTTATAGTATTATTCGAAAAAGAGGATGAAGAATTACATCTTTTTGATGTTGTTAGTCGTAGTGAAATTGATGTAATAGAGGTTTTAAGCTACATTACTACATCGGATATAAAAAGAATAATTTTTCACTTTATCCCTGATTGTCAGAATCTAGAGTCTGAAGTAATTGAAACTTAGGACGATGTATTGTTTATTCGGCCGATGATAGAATTCGGGACAGAACGACCTTTATTTCCATTAACATCACATTCGTAAGACCAGTTAAATGTTTGATTACAGTTATATTAAAGAGTTTTTTCTATTATAAGAATATGTGAAAAGGGTGATTCAACTTGATACAAATAAAAAGGATATATAAAGACAATTTCCCACAAGGCAAAAAAATTATTTATCAATACAGCTCTAATAATTATTATGATGTTTCCTATAAAGAGCGAGAAAATGGCTGGGCAATTGATTTTACGTTAAAACATTTCGACACTCCATTTCATAAATATTTAGAAGGAGAAATTTTTGAAGATTATATTGAGGATATTGAATGTTATATTGCTGAGTTTGATGGGAAAGAGGCGGGAATTGTTAGCTTCAGCCACGAGAAATGGAATAATGTGTTAAGAATTAATGATATTCACATTTATCAATCTCATCAACATAAAGGAATTGGTAGCAAGCTGATGGCATTGGTCAAAAAGCGTGCAGTAGAAATAGGTGTGAGGACAATCGTTTTAGAAACACAAACGTCGAATTATCCCGCCATACAATTTTATAGAAAGCATGGATTTCAGCT
Proteins encoded in this region:
- a CDS encoding GNAT family N-acetyltransferase, with the protein product MIQIKRIYKDNFPQGKKIIYQYSSNNYYDVSYKERENGWAIDFTLKHFDTPFHKYLEGEIFEDYIEDIECYIAEFDGKEAGIVSFSHEKWNNVLRINDIHIYQSHQHKGIGSKLMALVKKRAVEIGVRTIVLETQTSNYPAIQFYRKHGFQLIGCDLLSYSNNDIEKKEVRVEMGLVLET